One segment of Desulfosporosinus sp. Sb-LF DNA contains the following:
- the murD gene encoding UDP-N-acetylmuramoyl-L-alanine--D-glutamate ligase produces the protein MNWLNKRVLVIGAGLSGQAAVQQLRRLGAEVFLTDNKVLEQLTGVEGLGLDPDHLLVGRVPEFTEINPELIVLSPGVSPKLSLVQEGISLNVPVWSEVELAMYDCPALCIGVTGTNGKTTTTTLIGELAKLTGRPTTVAGNIGVALSGQVAGMDETGIAVAELSSFQLEFSDKLRVHVAILLNLTPDHLDRHGSLENYLFAKAQIFKNQTATDLAILNWDDPLVRDLGPKLKSRIMYFSPTSFLQDGISLWHEQIVYAEKDKRTMIPIISRKELQLRGAHNLENVMAAAAAARALGLSWTEIADGLRQFKGVEHREEIVGMFEGILFVNDSKGTNTDAATKALLAFDEPLVLIAGGKNKGLDFHDFMKVVRDKVKSLVLLGQAADEMEQAARDEGVKTIIRATSFGDGVERAISEAIAGDVVLLSPACTSWDMFKSYEERGELFKELVRRHYREPIQL, from the coding sequence AGCAGCTTCGGCGTTTGGGGGCGGAGGTTTTTCTGACGGATAATAAGGTGCTGGAGCAGCTCACCGGTGTTGAGGGGTTGGGACTTGATCCGGATCATTTGCTTGTTGGCAGGGTGCCGGAATTTACGGAGATTAATCCTGAACTTATTGTTTTATCGCCAGGGGTATCTCCAAAGCTTTCTTTGGTTCAGGAGGGGATTTCCCTAAACGTGCCTGTGTGGAGTGAAGTCGAGCTTGCTATGTATGATTGCCCTGCTCTTTGTATTGGGGTTACTGGTACGAATGGGAAAACGACGACGACGACTTTGATCGGTGAATTGGCAAAGCTAACGGGCCGCCCCACGACGGTTGCTGGGAATATTGGAGTGGCTTTAAGTGGGCAAGTAGCCGGGATGGATGAGACCGGTATTGCAGTGGCTGAGCTTTCCAGTTTTCAATTGGAGTTTAGCGATAAACTCCGTGTTCATGTAGCAATTTTGCTAAATCTTACACCAGATCATTTAGATAGACATGGCTCCTTAGAGAATTACCTTTTTGCTAAAGCCCAAATTTTCAAAAATCAAACGGCAACTGATTTGGCAATTTTGAATTGGGATGACCCTTTAGTGCGTGATTTGGGACCTAAATTGAAAAGCCGTATTATGTACTTTAGCCCGACCTCTTTTTTACAAGATGGGATTAGTCTCTGGCACGAACAGATTGTTTACGCGGAAAAGGATAAGAGAACTATGATCCCTATTATTTCCCGCAAAGAACTTCAGCTCCGAGGGGCTCATAATTTGGAAAATGTTATGGCTGCTGCGGCAGCAGCGAGGGCGTTAGGTCTTTCATGGACTGAGATCGCGGATGGGCTTCGCCAGTTCAAAGGAGTGGAGCATCGAGAGGAAATTGTGGGAATGTTTGAGGGAATTCTCTTTGTGAATGATTCCAAAGGGACAAATACGGATGCTGCAACCAAGGCTTTATTGGCTTTTGATGAACCCTTGGTTCTAATTGCTGGGGGAAAGAACAAAGGTCTTGATTTTCATGATTTTATGAAAGTTGTTCGTGATAAGGTCAAAAGTCTTGTTTTATTGGGGCAAGCTGCCGATGAGATGGAGCAAGCCGCCCGGGATGAAGGGGTAAAGACTATTATCAGAGCGACAAGTTTTGGGGATGGAGTAGAGAGAGCGATATCTGAGGCGATAGCTGGTGATGTTGTTTTATTATCTCCTGCCTGTACAAGTTGGGATATGTTCAAAAGTTATGAGGAAAGAGGGGAATTGTTTAAGGAGTTAGTGCGTAGGCATTATAGGGAACCCATTCAACTATAA
- the murA gene encoding UDP-N-acetylglucosamine 1-carboxyvinyltransferase yields MAMDRYVIAGKQRLEGSIRVSGAKNSSLPLLAATLLTKGTSSLIEIPALADIKHMIEVLEHLGCGVVRQNGALLINAGAITSCDVDEGLMRQMRASNLILGPLLARYGKVKISRPGGCAIGSRPMDQHIKGLEQLGVKVKEKHGYIEAWADRLYGADVYLDVPSVGATENIMMAAVLAKGVTVIRNAAREPEIVDLQNFLNKMGARVRGAGMDVLRIDGVEALHPAEHTVIPDRIEAGTHMIAAVMTEGDVLIENVVPEHLEPVIAKLRQAGALITLQDDSVRVQQRGRIRGMDLKTMPYPGFPTDMQPQFMAMLSCAEGTSIITETIFENRFQHVDELRRMGAHITIEGRTAVIRGVETLEGAFVEATDLRAGAALFLAALAAEDASVLEKVDYIDRGYENLEEKYSHLGARFQRVTQKG; encoded by the coding sequence ATGGCGATGGATCGCTATGTTATCGCGGGAAAACAACGGTTAGAAGGAAGTATTCGAGTAAGTGGAGCAAAAAACTCTTCCCTTCCCCTACTGGCAGCAACGTTACTAACGAAAGGAACGTCTTCTTTGATAGAAATTCCTGCGTTAGCTGATATTAAGCATATGATTGAAGTACTTGAGCACCTGGGCTGTGGGGTAGTACGTCAAAATGGGGCTTTGCTCATTAATGCCGGAGCCATAACTTCCTGTGATGTTGATGAAGGACTCATGCGGCAAATGCGTGCTTCTAATCTTATTTTAGGCCCGTTACTAGCACGTTATGGAAAGGTAAAAATATCAAGGCCAGGCGGGTGTGCTATTGGTTCTCGTCCGATGGATCAACACATCAAAGGACTTGAACAATTAGGGGTTAAGGTTAAAGAAAAACATGGGTATATTGAAGCCTGGGCGGATCGGTTATACGGCGCTGATGTCTACTTGGATGTTCCTAGTGTAGGGGCTACTGAAAATATCATGATGGCTGCAGTTTTAGCAAAAGGAGTCACTGTAATCCGCAATGCGGCAAGAGAACCGGAAATTGTTGATTTACAAAACTTCTTAAACAAAATGGGAGCAAGAGTACGTGGAGCGGGAATGGATGTACTTCGAATTGACGGGGTAGAGGCGCTCCACCCAGCAGAACATACCGTTATACCAGATCGGATTGAAGCTGGTACGCATATGATTGCCGCGGTCATGACTGAAGGGGATGTGCTGATTGAGAATGTTGTGCCGGAACATTTGGAACCTGTTATTGCTAAGTTACGTCAGGCAGGTGCACTTATAACTCTTCAGGATGATTCGGTTCGTGTTCAGCAACGGGGGAGAATTCGCGGTATGGACCTTAAGACAATGCCTTACCCAGGATTTCCTACTGATATGCAACCACAGTTTATGGCGATGTTATCCTGTGCGGAAGGAACTAGCATTATTACGGAAACGATCTTTGAAAACCGCTTTCAGCACGTGGATGAGTTAAGACGTATGGGAGCGCATATCACAATTGAGGGAAGAACGGCCGTCATTCGTGGAGTCGAAACCCTTGAAGGGGCCTTCGTGGAGGCTACAGATCTCCGGGCAGGAGCAGCGCTTTTTCTCGCTGCATTAGCAGCGGAGGATGCAAGCGTTCTTGAAAAAGTAGATTACATTGATCGGGGCTATGAAAATTTAGAAGAGAAATATAGCCATTTAGGGGCAAGATTTCAGCGTGTTACACAAAAGGGGTAG
- the ftsW gene encoding putative lipid II flippase FtsW: MRRLHRPDLVLLGAILALLGIGFVMVYSSSAVRGYIQFDDPYHFLKMEVMWVAMGLVAMILSLLVDLRMLRRFAKPALYIAIALLIAVKIPGIGRRVNGADRWIGLGPLSIQPSEVIKLSMVLVMAHVLALDPHKIQSFRKGVLPILGLMGVIAGLIMLQPDLGTTLVIAATTFFMLISAGAQVRHIVSLAGTGLGLVVLAIAAAPYRMRRIFAFMDPWSDPLGNGYQTIQALLALGPGGLFGLGLGQSRQKFLYLPENHTDFIFAMIGEELGFIGASLVVLLFFLFAWRGFRVAMRAPDAFTGFLAVGLTAMVCIQAMINMGVVSGVLPVTGITLPFISYGGTSLVFTMLGVGVLLNISREVR, encoded by the coding sequence ATGCGAAGGCTTCATCGACCGGATCTGGTCTTGCTTGGAGCGATTTTGGCTCTGTTGGGAATAGGGTTTGTTATGGTTTACAGTTCAAGTGCTGTCAGAGGGTACATACAGTTTGATGACCCCTATCACTTTCTGAAAATGGAGGTAATGTGGGTTGCTATGGGACTCGTGGCGATGATCTTGAGCTTGTTGGTAGATTTGCGAATGTTGCGCAGATTTGCCAAGCCTGCCCTTTACATTGCGATTGCCTTACTGATTGCAGTCAAAATCCCGGGAATCGGGCGCAGAGTCAATGGCGCTGACCGTTGGATCGGTCTGGGGCCGTTGTCGATTCAGCCTTCCGAAGTCATTAAGCTTTCCATGGTGTTGGTGATGGCCCATGTATTAGCTCTTGACCCTCATAAAATTCAATCGTTTCGTAAAGGGGTTCTGCCCATTCTCGGCTTGATGGGGGTAATTGCAGGTCTGATAATGCTCCAACCAGACCTTGGAACGACTCTAGTCATTGCAGCCACTACTTTTTTTATGTTGATTTCTGCAGGAGCACAGGTTAGACATATTGTCTCTCTTGCGGGGACAGGGCTTGGTTTAGTGGTGTTAGCGATTGCCGCAGCTCCCTATCGTATGAGACGTATTTTTGCTTTTATGGATCCTTGGTCTGACCCGTTGGGAAATGGATATCAGACCATTCAGGCGCTCTTAGCCTTGGGACCGGGTGGATTGTTTGGTTTGGGCTTAGGACAAAGCCGCCAGAAGTTTCTTTATTTGCCGGAAAACCATACGGACTTCATCTTTGCTATGATAGGCGAGGAACTTGGTTTTATTGGTGCGTCTTTGGTTGTGTTACTCTTTTTCCTTTTCGCATGGCGTGGGTTTCGAGTGGCTATGAGGGCCCCTGATGCCTTTACGGGCTTTCTCGCGGTTGGTTTAACCGCTATGGTGTGTATTCAGGCAATGATTAACATGGGCGTTGTTAGCGGGGTATTGCCGGTGACAGGGATCACGTTACCTTTTATAAGTTATGGTGGGACATCGCTTGTCTTTACAATGCTAGGTGTTGGAGTGCTGCTGAACATTTCCCGAGAAGTAAGGTAA
- the murB gene encoding UDP-N-acetylmuramate dehydrogenase: protein MILDGMPGRVEKNYPLHQLTTWKIGGPAEAVYWPNTTDDMLSVWKCAQEAKIPVWLIGKGSNLLVSDEGLPGITIVTTSLRAIQWGEYSVRVEAGYTLARLSQEAGERGWSGLEFARGIPGSVGGAIMMNAGAHGGEMAPHILSVTALCADGEIKKFERSELEFAYRFCSLRGYAWVLEAQLAFSAGNREKILIEMRENLIKRAANQPLEDPNAGSVFRNPPGDSAGRLIEAAGWKGKTFGGAQVSNKHANFIVNTGKAKSTDVLALVDAIQRDIQMKFGITLQTEVEYLVPNS, encoded by the coding sequence ATGATTTTAGATGGAATGCCAGGGCGTGTGGAGAAAAATTACCCGCTGCACCAATTGACTACGTGGAAGATTGGTGGGCCCGCTGAGGCTGTGTATTGGCCTAATACAACGGATGATATGCTGAGCGTGTGGAAGTGTGCTCAGGAAGCAAAAATACCGGTTTGGTTGATCGGGAAGGGTTCGAATCTGTTGGTATCTGATGAGGGGCTCCCTGGAATTACGATAGTGACTACATCCCTTCGCGCGATTCAATGGGGGGAGTATTCGGTTCGGGTTGAAGCGGGGTACACTTTAGCACGTTTATCCCAAGAAGCGGGTGAACGTGGGTGGAGTGGCCTTGAATTTGCTCGAGGAATTCCAGGATCTGTTGGCGGTGCCATTATGATGAACGCTGGTGCCCATGGAGGGGAAATGGCTCCGCATATTTTGAGTGTCACCGCACTTTGTGCAGATGGGGAAATCAAGAAATTTGAACGATCAGAGCTTGAATTTGCATATCGCTTTTGTTCTTTGCGTGGTTACGCATGGGTATTGGAAGCTCAACTTGCGTTTTCAGCGGGAAATCGTGAAAAGATTTTAATTGAGATGAGAGAAAACCTTATTAAAAGGGCCGCCAATCAACCGCTTGAGGACCCTAATGCAGGCAGTGTTTTTCGTAATCCACCTGGTGATTCAGCAGGCAGATTAATTGAAGCAGCGGGGTGGAAAGGGAAAACCTTTGGAGGTGCTCAAGTTTCGAATAAACATGCCAATTTTATAGTAAATACGGGCAAGGCCAAGTCAACAGATGTGCTGGCTCTAGTGGATGCCATTCAGAGAGATATTCAGATGAAATTTGGAATCACCTTGCAAACTGAAGTAGAGTATCTTGTGCCAAATTCATAG
- a CDS encoding efflux RND transporter periplasmic adaptor subunit: protein MKRMALVILATVVVLTGCGTTAQTEKNISTNVQVSKPVFVMAGVIDGNEKAAITSKISARVLSISVDKGSVVKQGDTIITLDTRDLEAQVAQAQAAVDTAQANLMKSQSGTRQEQIAKDQAALDSAKMKYANSKSNFDRNQQLLSAGAISQSQFETAQTQLAADQAAFETAQDQLDMSTKGETQETLNVLQAQVKQSQAALELAKTQLANGTIVSPVSGTISAKNINVGEMASPGVALLSVVNVDSLNINASLPTGLIGSVKVGQEVVVKVTEIPDKEFKGEVSVVDPVIDPRSRSVLVKIKLNSDSLLKPGMLAEIGLKK, encoded by the coding sequence ATGAAGAGGATGGCTCTGGTTATATTAGCAACGGTTGTAGTGCTTACAGGTTGTGGTACGACCGCTCAAACAGAAAAGAACATAAGTACGAATGTGCAAGTAAGTAAACCGGTTTTTGTGATGGCGGGTGTCATCGATGGAAATGAAAAAGCTGCAATTACTTCGAAAATTTCGGCAAGGGTATTAAGTATCTCTGTGGACAAAGGTTCCGTGGTAAAACAGGGAGACACGATTATTACACTGGATACTAGAGATCTTGAAGCTCAGGTCGCACAGGCTCAAGCGGCGGTGGATACCGCTCAAGCCAATTTAATGAAGTCGCAGTCTGGAACTCGCCAAGAGCAGATTGCTAAAGATCAAGCGGCGTTGGATAGTGCTAAAATGAAGTATGCGAATTCAAAGAGCAATTTTGATCGAAATCAACAACTCCTGTCAGCTGGGGCAATATCCCAATCGCAGTTTGAAACTGCTCAGACACAGTTAGCGGCTGATCAGGCTGCGTTCGAAACTGCACAAGATCAGTTAGATATGTCAACCAAAGGGGAAACTCAAGAAACTTTAAATGTCCTACAAGCACAAGTTAAACAATCTCAGGCAGCGTTAGAGTTAGCAAAAACTCAGCTAGCCAATGGCACCATTGTCTCACCCGTTTCAGGAACAATTAGTGCAAAAAATATCAATGTCGGGGAAATGGCCTCTCCCGGTGTTGCTCTGCTTTCGGTCGTAAATGTTGACTCCTTAAATATTAATGCTTCTCTTCCTACTGGATTGATCGGAAGTGTGAAAGTCGGGCAGGAGGTTGTCGTGAAGGTAACGGAGATCCCCGATAAAGAGTTTAAGGGAGAGGTTTCGGTCGTTGACCCTGTCATAGATCCACGGAGTAGAAGTGTTTTGGTAAAAATAAAGCTAAATTCGGATTCCTTATTAAAACCTGGAATGCTGGCAGAAATCGGCCTTAAAAAATAA
- a CDS encoding cell division protein FtsQ/DivIB codes for MQPKKINTSFLYVVVLTILLSLGLALFLRSSAFAVEHVMVQGLKLIPENEILKLAYGIQGQNLFLLDQQGLGHKISLHPLVQSVQFQRKLPQTLVIQVTERTPVALVVVPKGVLEVDAQGFFLRRLESWPKTDHPVITGINLTDTVGPGQNLMNPSLTSALSLLGQAPPELLTQIGELHLNTSQQMTLYLNSGVEVRLGQAKDWKDKLNALFQLINDKGYKSFQQGVRYIDFTAAKPVIGR; via the coding sequence ATGCAACCCAAGAAAATAAATACGTCCTTTCTCTATGTCGTTGTCTTGACGATTTTGCTTTCACTGGGTTTAGCTCTTTTCTTACGTTCTAGTGCTTTTGCGGTTGAGCACGTAATGGTACAGGGGCTTAAGCTGATCCCGGAAAACGAAATCTTAAAACTGGCCTACGGGATTCAAGGACAAAACTTGTTTCTACTTGATCAGCAGGGACTTGGTCATAAGATCTCCTTGCATCCGCTTGTTCAGAGTGTTCAGTTTCAACGGAAACTTCCTCAGACCCTAGTCATTCAGGTAACAGAACGAACTCCAGTTGCCCTGGTTGTTGTTCCCAAAGGGGTCTTGGAGGTGGATGCACAAGGATTTTTCTTGCGCCGTTTGGAGAGCTGGCCTAAGACAGATCATCCTGTCATCACAGGAATTAATCTCACGGATACCGTGGGACCAGGGCAAAATTTAATGAATCCTTCCCTCACTTCCGCATTAAGCCTGCTAGGACAGGCCCCCCCAGAATTACTTACCCAGATTGGGGAACTTCATTTAAATACTAGCCAACAAATGACGTTGTATTTAAATAGTGGGGTCGAAGTCCGCCTGGGACAAGCTAAGGATTGGAAAGATAAATTGAACGCGCTTTTTCAACTTATTAACGATAAAGGGTATAAATCGTTTCAACAGGGGGTACGATACATTGATTTCACGGCGGCAAAACCAGTAATAGGCCGCTAA
- a CDS encoding small basic family protein has translation MWLPLLGLVLGLAIGYVSPFSVPIEYAKYLSVGILAALDSVLGGIRSAQEDHFDSAVFLTGFFSNMLLAAFLAYVGDRIGVDLYLAAVLAFGVRLFQNLGSIRRHLIKK, from the coding sequence ATGTGGTTACCACTCTTGGGATTGGTTTTAGGATTGGCAATTGGGTATGTCAGCCCTTTTTCAGTCCCGATTGAATATGCTAAATACTTATCTGTGGGGATCCTTGCGGCTTTGGATTCGGTCTTAGGTGGAATACGTTCTGCACAAGAGGATCATTTTGATAGTGCGGTGTTTCTGACAGGCTTTTTTAGTAACATGCTCCTAGCAGCTTTCTTGGCATACGTCGGAGACCGTATTGGGGTTGATCTTTACTTGGCAGCGGTATTGGCATTTGGTGTTCGTCTGTTCCAAAACTTGGGCAGTATACGACGCCATCTAATAAAGAAGTAA
- a CDS encoding methyl-accepting chemotaxis protein yields MARNIKVSFIQKKSGLEIISRIAKELEEILDKTGDWESARKPLTEAIDHNLENNEYILLCDLKGQALVHSNRLREGLYFNNETELKAAQCSEPITQIYHRNTGEVLLDAASPIFVKGKHLYSLRLGIPLQKIRLTKQVYTGIVPLLFLSGTWITISSFSPISIISSVIAIGIQLFYSFWLKNKLATALQETFKVTKAIAKGNLKVSAKAHSDDELGNLSYEINKVSIGMKSIIMDLASISKRAQDMSQTQASHAHSSAENQETLAATLQEFSAGATEQTQGMKMAQKQVDDIQTASQSILKSTQEVLSLATSAKTTSQEGSLAVKEAIREMGVIYEVTEQANHSILGLAEQAQKIGDIISVINGISAQTNLLALNAAIEAARAGEHGRGFAVVAEEVRKLADSSSYSSGQILDLISNVQTMVHTTVENIAQGMEEVNHGKVVIEKAGRSITSLDDVINTTAIKVDANLQHADTLLKQSQLLVESQKQATFIAAQFAEGATQAATTVEQQMVSTQEIASISSELAKTSAHLHQVIQRFEW; encoded by the coding sequence ATGGCAAGAAACATAAAAGTTAGCTTCATTCAGAAAAAAAGTGGTCTAGAAATTATCTCTCGAATTGCCAAAGAATTGGAAGAAATCCTAGATAAAACTGGAGATTGGGAAAGTGCCAGGAAACCATTAACTGAAGCGATCGATCATAACCTCGAAAACAATGAGTATATATTGTTGTGTGATCTTAAAGGGCAAGCACTAGTTCACTCGAACCGTCTTCGAGAAGGCCTTTACTTTAATAATGAGACAGAACTTAAAGCAGCACAGTGTTCTGAACCGATTACTCAAATTTATCATCGTAATACGGGAGAAGTTCTACTTGATGCTGCAAGTCCAATTTTCGTAAAAGGGAAGCATCTCTATTCTTTACGCTTAGGCATTCCTCTTCAAAAGATTCGACTCACAAAACAAGTGTACACAGGGATAGTACCCCTTCTCTTTCTTTCAGGGACCTGGATTACCATAAGCTCCTTCTCACCAATTTCCATAATTTCTTCGGTGATCGCTATAGGAATTCAACTTTTTTATAGTTTTTGGCTTAAAAACAAATTAGCAACTGCTCTACAGGAAACTTTTAAAGTGACTAAAGCAATCGCAAAAGGGAATTTAAAAGTTAGCGCTAAAGCCCATTCAGACGATGAATTAGGAAACTTATCTTATGAAATAAACAAGGTATCTATTGGCATGAAATCCATTATTATGGATTTGGCTTCCATTTCCAAGCGAGCTCAAGATATGAGTCAAACTCAAGCTTCTCATGCTCACTCTTCAGCAGAAAATCAAGAAACATTAGCGGCTACTCTACAAGAATTTAGTGCAGGTGCTACGGAACAAACTCAAGGAATGAAGATGGCCCAAAAACAAGTGGATGATATACAAACCGCTTCCCAAAGTATCTTAAAAAGTACTCAAGAAGTTCTTTCCTTGGCTACATCCGCTAAAACGACAAGTCAAGAAGGAAGCTTAGCGGTTAAAGAAGCTATTCGCGAGATGGGCGTTATTTATGAAGTAACCGAGCAAGCCAATCATTCTATTCTTGGTTTAGCCGAGCAGGCACAAAAGATCGGGGATATCATTTCAGTTATCAATGGGATCTCAGCTCAAACCAATCTTTTGGCCCTTAATGCAGCGATTGAAGCGGCCAGGGCTGGAGAACATGGCAGAGGTTTCGCCGTCGTTGCAGAAGAAGTCAGGAAATTAGCGGACAGTTCAAGTTATTCCTCTGGGCAAATCTTGGATCTTATTTCAAACGTCCAAACAATGGTCCATACGACAGTAGAAAATATTGCGCAAGGAATGGAAGAGGTAAATCACGGTAAAGTAGTGATTGAAAAGGCTGGAAGATCGATTACCTCACTTGACGATGTGATTAATACGACCGCAATTAAAGTTGATGCGAATCTTCAACATGCCGATACGTTATTAAAACAAAGTCAACTTTTAGTCGAGTCACAAAAGCAGGCCACATTTATTGCTGCTCAATTTGCTGAAGGTGCAACTCAAGCTGCAACCACCGTGGAGCAACAAATGGTCTCGACCCAAGAAATCGCCTCTATCTCTTCTGAATTAGCTAAAACTTCAGCTCACTTACATCAAGTTATTCAACGTTTTGAATGGTAA
- the murG gene encoding undecaprenyldiphospho-muramoylpentapeptide beta-N-acetylglucosaminyltransferase — protein sequence MRVMLTGGGTGGHIYPALAIAKGLLARDDETQILYVGIRDGMEARLVPEAGIAFAGISGKGLPRRLSLDTIKVLGQSVKALWETKKLLRHFHPDLVVGTGGYVSGPVVLTAALFNIPTLLHEQNALPGITNRILARVVRRVMLTFPESMEHFSVKKKLELVGLPVRPEIGKVSREVGAKHFKLRPNRLTLLVTGGSRGARTLNQAMIGVLEHLAQRSDIQVIWATGKTTYMETIEEFKKRGISWERPEWRILEYLNAMPEALACSDICIGRAGAASLAEMQVAGIPSILIPYPFAAENHQEHNAQAMVQAGAARIILDRELDGERLWKEVEGLISQPKLLAKMGTAVQTLAQPQALNKIVDLCRATAWH from the coding sequence GTGCGTGTGATGTTGACGGGTGGTGGAACAGGTGGGCATATTTATCCAGCTTTAGCCATTGCCAAAGGGTTGTTGGCGCGTGATGACGAGACTCAAATCCTCTATGTGGGAATTCGGGACGGAATGGAAGCACGTTTGGTGCCAGAGGCGGGTATCGCTTTTGCTGGGATTTCTGGGAAAGGCCTTCCGCGCCGCTTAAGTTTGGATACTATTAAAGTTTTAGGGCAAAGTGTCAAGGCCTTGTGGGAGACGAAGAAACTTTTGCGTCATTTTCACCCGGATCTCGTAGTAGGAACTGGGGGATATGTGTCAGGGCCAGTTGTGTTGACCGCTGCCCTGTTTAATATTCCGACGTTACTTCATGAACAGAATGCCTTGCCTGGAATCACTAATCGTATTCTTGCGCGGGTTGTACGACGTGTTATGTTAACGTTTCCCGAAAGTATGGAGCATTTTAGTGTCAAAAAGAAGCTGGAGCTCGTAGGGTTGCCGGTCCGTCCGGAAATAGGAAAGGTATCCCGTGAGGTTGGGGCAAAGCACTTTAAGCTACGACCCAATCGTTTGACCTTGCTTGTGACAGGGGGAAGCAGAGGGGCACGCACGTTAAATCAGGCTATGATTGGGGTTTTGGAACATCTGGCCCAGCGTTCGGACATTCAGGTGATTTGGGCGACTGGAAAAACGACATATATGGAAACTATTGAGGAGTTTAAGAAAAGAGGAATCTCTTGGGAACGTCCAGAGTGGCGGATCCTTGAGTATTTGAACGCTATGCCAGAAGCCTTAGCCTGTTCGGATATCTGCATTGGTCGGGCTGGGGCGGCATCCTTAGCTGAGATGCAGGTTGCAGGTATTCCGAGCATTCTGATTCCCTATCCATTTGCTGCAGAAAATCATCAAGAACATAATGCTCAAGCCATGGTGCAAGCGGGCGCAGCTCGAATTATTTTGGATCGTGAATTGGATGGGGAACGCCTGTGGAAGGAAGTGGAGGGGTTGATTTCTCAACCTAAGCTTCTCGCTAAAATGGGAACTGCTGTCCAGACGCTGGCGCAACCACAAGCTTTGAATAAAATTGTCGACCTATGTAGAGCTACTGCATGGCACTGA
- the ftsZ gene encoding cell division protein FtsZ has translation MLEFDTDLNQFAEIKVIGVGGGGNNAVNRMITAGLQGVDFVTVNTDSQALQLSRAGQKVQIGIKLTKGLGAGANPEIGAKAAEESREEIAKVLKGADMVFVTAGMGGGTGTGGAPIVAEVAKEMGALTVGVVTRPFTFEGRKRAMQAEKGIAELKSKVDTLITIPNDRLLQVVDKHTTIHEAFRIADDVLRQGVQGISDLIAVPGLINLDFADVKTIMSNTGSALMGIGQATGENRAADAARKAISSPLLETSIEGAKGVLLNITGGINLTLFEVNEAAGIIAEAADPEANIIFGAVIDENLKEELRVTVIATGFDQQWGGFGLEPGKSQENIIKPVAATEVDIDIPEFLRRRR, from the coding sequence ATGCTAGAATTTGATACTGATTTAAACCAATTTGCAGAGATCAAGGTGATCGGTGTTGGTGGTGGGGGAAACAATGCGGTGAACCGTATGATTACCGCTGGCTTACAAGGGGTAGATTTTGTTACAGTAAATACTGATTCACAGGCTTTACAACTATCACGTGCCGGTCAAAAAGTGCAAATAGGGATTAAGTTAACTAAAGGACTGGGAGCAGGGGCAAATCCGGAAATCGGAGCTAAGGCGGCAGAAGAAAGCCGTGAAGAAATCGCTAAAGTCTTAAAGGGAGCGGATATGGTCTTCGTCACAGCAGGGATGGGGGGCGGAACGGGAACAGGAGGGGCACCTATCGTTGCGGAAGTGGCTAAGGAAATGGGAGCACTCACAGTAGGCGTGGTCACTCGTCCGTTCACTTTTGAGGGCCGTAAACGGGCCATGCAAGCGGAAAAGGGAATTGCTGAGCTTAAAAGCAAAGTGGATACACTCATAACGATTCCGAATGACCGTTTGCTGCAAGTGGTGGACAAGCATACTACGATCCATGAAGCTTTTCGCATAGCTGATGATGTCCTGAGACAAGGGGTACAAGGGATTTCAGATTTAATTGCAGTTCCTGGTCTGATAAATTTGGACTTCGCCGATGTCAAGACCATTATGTCGAATACAGGGTCTGCACTGATGGGTATTGGCCAGGCAACAGGGGAAAATCGTGCAGCAGATGCCGCTCGTAAAGCAATTTCAAGTCCGTTGCTGGAAACTTCTATTGAAGGTGCTAAAGGAGTGCTTCTCAACATCACTGGTGGAATTAATTTAACTCTCTTTGAAGTCAACGAGGCTGCAGGCATTATTGCAGAAGCTGCAGATCCAGAAGCGAATATCATCTTTGGTGCAGTTATCGATGAGAACCTAAAGGAAGAACTTCGAGTAACTGTCATAGCCACTGGATTTGATCAACAATGGGGCGGCTTTGGGCTGGAACCGGGAAAATCTCAGGAGAACATTATTAAACCTGTAGCAGCAACAGAAGTCGACATCGATATTCCAGAATTTTTGAGAAGACGTCGTTAA